In Lujinxingia sediminis, a single genomic region encodes these proteins:
- a CDS encoding alpha/beta hydrolase family protein, whose product MCTRNRVRLSLAGLASLLLFACGEDQASDSPDTGTPDTDLVADADPSDVDTSDADEDADVDPLDALPQRPWPIEARGHFGIGYSYTKIRYVPRGDGEEEREIFISIWYPTLDTEGYEGRYLNSINAPGVLRDPTPAIDPDEPAPLMVFSHGNGSFSVQSYFFAEYLTSHGYVVIAPDHKGNTFGDTGGAVRLESTVYRPQDVSAILDWVEALPEDHALYGTISPSKIALSGHSLGGFTTLATTGATLDMEAVNTGCANDTISNRICEIFENDQNAIFEEGFLDTRFKASIPMTPAGAEVYVPGTSSIEIPTLMWTASRDLTLPNALEGDPLWEAMEGEQHRRIDITNGGHFTFSNLCELLGDAVDDFQEDGCSPTNMGYEEAYHVINAYSMAFLRLQLDGDTSYEAMLDGEDPLSDQLLFDRHE is encoded by the coding sequence ATGTGCACCCGAAACCGCGTTCGCCTGAGTCTGGCCGGGCTTGCCAGTCTTCTTCTTTTCGCCTGCGGCGAAGACCAGGCCTCCGACAGCCCCGATACGGGCACCCCTGACACCGATCTCGTCGCCGACGCCGATCCGAGTGACGTCGACACGTCAGACGCCGACGAAGACGCAGACGTCGATCCCCTGGACGCGCTCCCCCAGCGGCCCTGGCCCATCGAGGCGCGCGGCCACTTTGGTATCGGCTACTCCTACACCAAGATCCGCTACGTACCGCGAGGCGATGGCGAGGAGGAGCGCGAGATCTTCATCTCCATCTGGTACCCCACCCTCGACACCGAGGGATACGAGGGGCGCTATCTCAACTCCATCAACGCCCCGGGCGTGCTTCGCGATCCCACCCCGGCCATCGACCCGGATGAGCCTGCGCCGCTGATGGTCTTCTCCCACGGCAATGGCAGCTTCAGCGTCCAGAGTTATTTCTTTGCCGAGTACCTCACCAGCCACGGCTACGTCGTCATCGCGCCGGATCATAAAGGCAACACCTTCGGTGATACCGGCGGTGCGGTGCGACTGGAATCGACCGTCTATCGGCCACAGGACGTCAGCGCTATTCTGGACTGGGTCGAGGCTCTCCCCGAAGACCACGCGCTCTACGGCACAATCTCACCATCGAAGATCGCCCTCAGCGGCCACAGCCTCGGCGGTTTCACCACGCTGGCCACAACCGGCGCGACGCTTGATATGGAGGCCGTCAACACCGGCTGTGCCAACGACACCATCAGCAACCGTATCTGCGAGATCTTCGAAAACGATCAGAACGCTATCTTCGAAGAGGGCTTCCTCGACACTCGCTTCAAAGCCTCCATCCCGATGACACCGGCCGGGGCCGAAGTATATGTGCCAGGCACCTCCTCCATCGAGATCCCGACCCTGATGTGGACTGCCAGCAGAGACTTGACCCTGCCCAATGCGCTTGAGGGCGATCCTCTCTGGGAGGCGATGGAAGGTGAGCAACACCGCCGCATCGACATCACAAACGGCGGCCACTTCACCTTCTCCAACCTCTGCGAACTTCTCGGAGACGCGGTCGACGACTTCCAGGAGGACGGTTGCAGCCCAACAAACATGGGCTATGAAGAGGCCTACCATGTCATCAACGCCTACAGCATGGCCTTTTTACGCCTGCAGCTCGACGGCGACACCTCCTATGAGGCGATGCTCGACGGCGAGGATCCTTTAAGCGACCAGCTCCTCTTCGATCGCCACGAGTAA
- a CDS encoding acyl-CoA-binding protein gives MSLQNDFESATRRVQTLGSTPDNATLLDLYALFKQATAGDVEGKQPSRLKIRERAKFDAWAQKKGMSQDAAKEAYIKLVNSLVNS, from the coding sequence ATGAGCCTACAAAACGACTTCGAATCTGCCACTCGCCGGGTGCAAACGCTTGGCAGCACTCCCGACAACGCCACGTTGCTCGATCTCTATGCCCTCTTTAAGCAGGCCACCGCCGGCGATGTCGAAGGCAAACAACCCTCCCGCTTAAAGATTCGCGAGCGGGCGAAGTTCGACGCCTGGGCGCAGAAAAAAGGTATGTCCCAGGATGCGGCCAAAGAGGCCTACATCAAGCTCGTCAACTCGCTGGTCAACTCCTGA
- a CDS encoding alpha/beta fold hydrolase, with amino-acid sequence MKMQNPLEGLLGSAALRERLGGHVQTIAPALRHDWLPRKAPRASLWRTRVDDGRGGEVTLSGMFADVPGVRDLVVVVHGLGGSVDRGYCVEAARAAERAGLPCLRLAMRGADGLGEDMHHAGLTDDLRAVLQQPFFERFERIALLGYSMGGHVCLKAAAEGVATKVTAVAAVCPPLDLEATQRCLDAPANLIYRRHLLGGLNAMYAGIAERGAVPTPPQRVRLATTIREWDQLTVVPRFKFRDVDDYYRSQSVGPMLKSLEVPTLVVASPGDPMIPADSLRGPLVSASTRVQARWIAGGGHVFFRSDVDLGFGGEPGIEAQILRWCFR; translated from the coding sequence ATGAAGATGCAAAACCCTCTGGAAGGACTGCTCGGCAGTGCCGCGCTTCGCGAGCGCCTGGGAGGGCACGTGCAGACGATCGCCCCGGCGCTCCGCCATGACTGGCTGCCGCGCAAAGCGCCCAGGGCCAGCCTCTGGCGCACGCGCGTGGACGATGGGCGAGGTGGTGAGGTGACGCTCAGCGGGATGTTTGCTGATGTGCCCGGCGTCCGTGATCTTGTGGTTGTGGTGCACGGGCTGGGCGGTTCGGTGGATCGTGGCTACTGCGTGGAGGCCGCCCGCGCCGCGGAGCGTGCCGGTTTGCCCTGTCTGCGCCTGGCGATGCGCGGCGCCGATGGGCTGGGCGAAGATATGCATCACGCCGGCCTCACCGATGATCTGCGCGCGGTGCTTCAGCAGCCATTTTTCGAGCGTTTTGAGCGCATTGCACTGCTGGGCTACTCAATGGGGGGGCATGTCTGCCTGAAGGCGGCTGCTGAGGGCGTAGCGACGAAGGTAACGGCTGTGGCGGCCGTCTGCCCGCCCCTTGATCTGGAGGCCACGCAGCGCTGTCTGGATGCGCCGGCAAACCTGATCTACCGCCGTCACCTGCTCGGCGGGCTCAACGCCATGTATGCGGGCATCGCTGAGAGGGGGGCCGTGCCCACCCCTCCGCAGCGCGTGCGCCTGGCGACGACGATCCGCGAGTGGGATCAGCTCACGGTGGTGCCGCGCTTTAAGTTTCGGGATGTCGACGACTATTACCGCTCGCAGTCGGTGGGGCCGATGTTGAAGTCCCTGGAGGTGCCGACGCTTGTGGTGGCCAGTCCCGGCGATCCGATGATTCCGGCCGACTCGCTGCGCGGACCGCTGGTGAGCGCGTCGACCCGTGTGCAAGCGCGCTGGATCGCGGGCGGGGGCCACGTCTTCTTTCGTTCCGATGTCGATCTGGGTTTTGGCGGGGAGCCGGGCATCGAGGCCCAGATCTTACGCTGGTGTTTCCGTTGA
- the rho gene encoding transcription termination factor Rho produces the protein MSRNRSRGRRRSGNRQSSKPKVDLATLTAKLSDYTPIQPNERIRLETDRYEYIGRIMDMFTPISRGQRCLITSPPKAGKTTILKTIGKAVHKNHPDIFQLAVLIDERPEEATDFRRKMPFDVHASTSDRSSSNHIKVAEKAFSIALEKVLEGKDVLILLDSITRLARAYNVEHTGSGGRTLSGGVSAGALDIPRQLFGAARNLEGGGSLTIIGTALIETGSRMDEVIFQEFKGTGNMELLLDEELVLRRVFPAIDIASSGTRREEIMLDELERKQTPLLRRRLMDQSPVEGMQWMIKRLHDSKSNQSFLRSIPQL, from the coding sequence ATGAGTAGAAATCGCAGCCGCGGTCGTCGCCGCAGCGGCAATCGCCAGAGCTCCAAGCCCAAAGTCGACCTGGCTACGCTGACCGCGAAGCTCTCCGACTACACCCCCATCCAGCCCAACGAGCGCATCCGGCTGGAGACCGACCGCTACGAGTATATCGGGCGGATCATGGACATGTTCACCCCGATCTCCCGGGGGCAACGCTGCCTGATCACAAGTCCGCCAAAGGCCGGCAAGACCACGATCCTGAAAACGATCGGCAAAGCCGTCCACAAAAACCACCCCGATATCTTCCAACTCGCCGTCCTCATCGATGAGCGTCCCGAGGAAGCGACAGACTTCCGCCGGAAGATGCCTTTCGACGTCCACGCGTCGACCTCCGACCGCTCCTCCAGCAACCATATTAAAGTGGCGGAGAAAGCGTTCTCCATCGCGCTGGAGAAAGTCCTTGAGGGTAAGGATGTCCTCATCCTGCTCGACTCCATTACCCGTCTGGCGCGCGCCTACAACGTCGAGCATACCGGCTCGGGCGGGCGCACCTTGAGCGGCGGCGTCTCCGCCGGCGCGCTCGACATCCCCCGCCAGCTCTTCGGCGCGGCGCGCAACCTTGAGGGAGGCGGCAGCCTCACCATCATCGGTACAGCCCTGATCGAGACGGGCAGCCGCATGGACGAGGTGATCTTCCAGGAGTTTAAGGGAACCGGCAATATGGAGCTGCTCCTGGACGAGGAGCTCGTGCTGCGTCGGGTCTTTCCGGCCATCGACATCGCAAGCAGCGGCACCCGCCGCGAAGAGATCATGCTCGATGAGCTTGAGCGCAAGCAGACCCCGCTTCTGCGCCGGCGCCTCATGGACCAGAGCCCGGTGGAGGGCATGCAGTGGATGATCAAACGGCTGCATGACTCCAAGAGCAATCAGAGCTTCCTGCGCTCCATCCCCCAGCTCTAA
- a CDS encoding S41 family peptidase: MKTRARLSGWFRGGLLALLLLMSGGCGAFLGPDPANTPESNFEIFWESFDRHYAHFVHKDVDWDEVYLRYRPRVDAKTTDDELLEVFGEMIRYLEDGHVYVSAGELGRVQSDLHLRGSRRNYDRNLISRRYIMGKEQSAGGGNFRYGWASHTLGYVHLATLSGAEGIGEDVHGWIEDLDEILAYFKDAEGLVIDLRNNSGGRAFNTTFVASRFATDTRDFVVTRTRNGARHDAFSSPTVWKVSPAGPRQFTKPVVVLTNRYSFSAAEWLTLALRQYDHVTHMGTNSGGGLAMFLPRELPNGWHYTISVQETRDADGTFYERVGVPPHIHVENTPDDVRQNRDAILEQALSHLRKQAGLAGH; the protein is encoded by the coding sequence ATGAAGACCAGAGCGCGGCTGAGCGGGTGGTTTCGCGGGGGGCTTTTGGCGCTGCTGCTGCTGATGAGTGGTGGATGCGGGGCTTTTCTAGGGCCCGATCCGGCCAATACACCCGAGAGCAACTTCGAGATCTTCTGGGAGTCGTTTGACCGTCATTATGCCCATTTTGTGCATAAGGATGTCGACTGGGACGAGGTCTACCTGCGCTACCGTCCGCGGGTTGATGCAAAGACCACGGACGATGAACTCTTGGAGGTTTTTGGCGAGATGATCCGCTATCTGGAAGACGGCCACGTCTACGTCTCGGCCGGCGAGTTGGGGCGGGTTCAAAGCGATCTTCATCTGCGAGGCTCGCGGCGCAACTATGACCGCAACCTCATCAGTCGGCGCTACATCATGGGTAAAGAGCAGAGCGCCGGTGGGGGGAACTTCCGCTACGGCTGGGCCAGCCACACCCTGGGGTACGTGCATCTGGCGACGTTAAGCGGTGCGGAGGGCATCGGTGAGGATGTTCACGGCTGGATCGAGGATCTGGATGAGATACTGGCGTACTTCAAAGACGCTGAAGGGCTGGTCATCGACCTTCGTAATAACAGCGGGGGGCGAGCGTTTAATACCACGTTTGTGGCCAGCCGCTTTGCCACCGACACCCGGGACTTTGTGGTGACCCGCACCCGCAACGGCGCACGCCACGATGCCTTCTCGTCGCCCACCGTCTGGAAGGTCTCACCGGCGGGACCGCGTCAGTTTACAAAACCTGTGGTGGTGCTGACCAACCGCTACAGCTTCAGCGCCGCAGAGTGGCTCACCCTGGCGCTTCGTCAGTACGATCACGTCACACATATGGGCACCAACAGCGGCGGGGGCCTGGCGATGTTTCTGCCACGGGAGCTTCCCAATGGATGGCACTACACGATCTCGGTGCAGGAGACCCGCGACGCCGATGGGACCTTTTACGAGCGTGTCGGCGTACCCCCGCATATTCATGTGGAAAACACGCCGGATGACGTCAGGCAGAACCGCGACGCGATCCTCGAGCAGGCTCTCTCCCATCTGAGAAAGCAGGCCGGGCTGGCCGGGCACTGA
- a CDS encoding amidohydrolase family protein: MRPSPYLLRASALLILALSAACSSTDPPIANPDTGQPDTGHPDADVGDDPDTDTGDDADTGPVDDDRSQPSPAAEVERVGAGGYLLRGTVLTLDGPIEDGEVLIEGGAITCVAEDCSGEPGAATVTVINTHGVISPGLIDAHNHLAYNFFMPWIPGDTGFFGNRYQWADDPDYEAHIEPYANNRGSISHECPAGKWGELRSVIHGTTTIMGQSARRRCVDWAVRNADHYHKLGYNHMQTSIGSPRDITDDQAQGFLDNFNAPNNPTTRLAVHMAEGISGDNIELEFSSFAGRDTRNNRHSGTSLLYNGTAMLIHSVALTDAELEEVYMTDSKIVWSPSSNLALYGVTADIESILDLGIITALGPDWTVSGEFDMLAEMRVAYRYGQEQAIDALTPQRIWEMATWDGAITVGLEHSVGQLEPGYGADIVVFGRQADDPYLAVLESEASDVRLSMIDGQVYFGDADLEDAAARNEFCETFPTCGTSKFLCVQDSPSAGDRRDETYAAIRQQLIDILEGTGYPEDEQYGRGDELLDLVLCP, translated from the coding sequence ATGCGACCTTCGCCTTATCTGTTGCGCGCTTCAGCCCTGCTCATTCTCGCCCTGAGCGCCGCCTGCTCCAGCACCGATCCGCCCATCGCCAACCCCGATACGGGCCAACCCGACACGGGGCATCCCGACGCCGACGTCGGCGACGATCCCGATACGGATACCGGCGACGATGCCGACACAGGACCGGTCGACGATGATCGCTCCCAGCCCTCCCCTGCCGCTGAAGTGGAGCGTGTGGGCGCCGGCGGCTACCTGCTCCGCGGCACCGTGCTCACCCTGGACGGCCCCATCGAAGACGGCGAGGTGCTCATCGAAGGCGGCGCCATCACCTGTGTGGCCGAAGATTGCTCCGGTGAGCCGGGCGCGGCGACGGTGACGGTGATCAACACCCACGGGGTCATCTCCCCGGGGCTCATCGACGCCCACAACCACCTAGCCTACAACTTCTTCATGCCCTGGATTCCCGGCGACACCGGCTTCTTCGGCAACCGTTACCAGTGGGCCGACGATCCTGATTACGAAGCTCATATCGAACCCTACGCCAACAACCGTGGCTCCATTTCTCATGAATGTCCGGCTGGCAAATGGGGCGAGCTCCGCTCAGTGATTCATGGAACCACGACGATAATGGGACAATCTGCAAGACGAAGATGCGTCGATTGGGCGGTTCGAAACGCGGACCATTATCATAAGCTGGGTTACAACCATATGCAGACTTCCATCGGCTCCCCGCGGGACATCACCGATGATCAGGCGCAAGGATTTCTCGACAACTTTAACGCTCCCAATAATCCAACAACTCGCCTTGCCGTGCACATGGCCGAAGGCATCAGCGGCGACAACATCGAGCTTGAGTTCAGTTCTTTTGCCGGCCGCGACACCCGCAACAACCGTCATTCCGGCACCTCGCTTCTCTACAACGGCACCGCAATGCTGATTCACTCGGTGGCGCTGACCGACGCCGAACTCGAAGAGGTCTACATGACCGATTCGAAGATCGTGTGGTCCCCGTCGAGCAACCTCGCGCTCTACGGCGTGACCGCCGACATCGAGTCGATTCTCGACTTAGGCATCATCACCGCGCTTGGCCCCGACTGGACCGTCTCCGGGGAGTTCGACATGCTCGCCGAGATGCGTGTAGCCTATCGCTACGGGCAGGAGCAAGCGATCGACGCGCTCACCCCGCAGCGCATCTGGGAGATGGCCACCTGGGACGGTGCCATTACCGTCGGCCTGGAGCATAGCGTGGGCCAACTTGAGCCAGGATACGGTGCCGACATCGTCGTCTTCGGACGCCAGGCCGACGACCCCTACCTCGCGGTGCTGGAAAGCGAAGCCTCCGACGTGCGCCTGAGCATGATCGACGGCCAGGTCTACTTCGGCGACGCCGATCTCGAAGACGCCGCCGCGAGAAACGAATTTTGTGAAACCTTCCCCACCTGCGGCACATCGAAGTTTCTGTGCGTCCAGGACAGCCCCTCTGCAGGCGACCGCCGCGATGAGACCTACGCTGCCATCCGCCAGCAGCTCATTGACATCCTCGAAGGCACTGGCTACCCGGAAGATGAACAGTACGGTCGCGGCGATGAGCTCCTCGACCTTGTCCTCTGCCCCTGA
- a CDS encoding serine/threonine-protein kinase PknK, translating to MAIENKQRARKRKSKSVSATKVFAGRYAYKKPLGRGAGGSVYLAEDLRKGEREVALKVLSADAYNSVQGKMLRREFEILSKLSHPNLVRVFDYGSLPDGGVYLAEEYIDGFSLQDARALLEPAALIDITLQLLQGLSYLHAMGMIHRDIKPANVMLLWLDDASALPMAKLVDFGLSSMDPKRDTLRGGTRSYMAPEVIRGEKGEQRSDLYSLGVTLYYALCGVLPFGPRSKDDPPPTEEDFRPPEPHRLNAEVPLELSRFTMALLRQLPDVDFADAGEALQALAQDTGVLEQWSAGRMANSLDVAAAPVIRGYFERGILARRLDEDDLLLEWLSTNESEAMGQLYLIRGADGAGKTRLLHDVQASSKLGGHVVLESAGYEGMGPYALLTDLVTQTMELALSQDQLGLESYRSALLARQLMTSLGIETAGERVAPFVEQAWMRAALEEAVGLLKPQQLVFFIDELHLADEASLEVLEDWFRAVKVRHRPDIVAALTEGEVCTRLQRGQGVQLLPIEGVEHEDVADFFGEQLALRGLSDVWIEDVNRAARGRPAYVEELCRYLIDAGLLRRQSASRWEARLEEVEARGVPASLRESLRRRVTAVGAAGRECLELLSLMERPLLWESVRKLLVAGGVSSSEAERTLKTVLWRNLVEIDLRAGGRFVRLIHDELGEAVSDMISPEWRRALHRRIGQQLTRDWRRGAARAAEAAHHLAAGGNLDLAAHYFIMAAEEERADGDFSRAFALFKRADEALADGPERALVSLHLANLALAHFETASARTWLKRAEELSLSCPSAWLRWQVLFRGAELMLYIGDVMQAERWRARIDEEGVSEYGVVDLLTLDARLLLGRGKLELASEMLQRCVERAGAGVVLYRQASALGSLAHVQLLCGQSALGLKSYQQAIEMADRLGDEGLRAEVLTGYGADLRRIGSPVESRDALLEALDLALQAERAWVVIEALFQLAWTLATLGNRSDARRRGSEAFRLAQELGHRASEEKIALFLGGLVLRSRAEQDIGAEQLERVALAFDAREDYRVERAELLMATGDLMIELQLADVGARLLQRGRNQAFRMGAHGLLPRL from the coding sequence ATGGCCATCGAAAACAAGCAGCGAGCGCGCAAGCGTAAGTCCAAGAGCGTGTCCGCGACCAAGGTCTTTGCGGGACGCTACGCCTACAAAAAGCCGCTGGGCCGCGGTGCGGGCGGCTCGGTCTACCTGGCCGAGGACCTGCGTAAGGGGGAGCGGGAGGTCGCGCTCAAGGTGCTCTCGGCCGATGCGTACAACAGCGTGCAGGGGAAGATGCTGCGCCGGGAGTTTGAGATCCTCTCCAAGCTCTCGCACCCCAATCTTGTGCGGGTCTTCGACTACGGCAGCCTCCCTGACGGCGGCGTGTATCTGGCCGAGGAGTACATCGACGGGTTCAGCCTGCAGGATGCGCGCGCGCTCCTGGAGCCGGCGGCGCTCATCGATATCACCCTGCAACTGCTGCAAGGCTTAAGCTACCTGCATGCGATGGGCATGATTCACCGCGATATTAAGCCGGCCAACGTGATGCTGCTCTGGCTTGATGACGCCTCTGCGCTTCCGATGGCGAAGCTGGTGGACTTTGGCCTCTCCAGCATGGACCCCAAGCGCGACACGCTCCGCGGGGGGACGCGCTCGTACATGGCGCCGGAGGTGATTCGCGGGGAGAAGGGGGAGCAGCGCTCGGACCTCTACAGCCTGGGGGTGACGCTTTATTATGCGCTCTGCGGCGTGCTCCCTTTCGGGCCGCGTAGCAAAGATGATCCGCCGCCGACGGAAGAGGACTTTCGGCCGCCGGAGCCGCACCGCCTTAACGCGGAGGTGCCACTGGAGTTGAGTCGTTTTACGATGGCGCTTCTGCGGCAGCTCCCCGATGTTGATTTTGCGGATGCCGGCGAGGCGCTTCAGGCGCTGGCTCAGGACACCGGGGTGCTTGAGCAGTGGTCGGCCGGTCGTATGGCCAACTCGCTGGATGTGGCCGCGGCGCCTGTGATTCGCGGTTATTTTGAGCGGGGCATTCTGGCCCGACGGCTCGATGAAGATGATCTTTTGCTGGAGTGGCTCTCGACCAATGAGAGCGAGGCGATGGGCCAGCTCTACCTGATCCGCGGTGCGGATGGGGCCGGGAAAACGCGTCTTTTGCACGATGTTCAGGCCTCCTCGAAGCTCGGTGGACATGTGGTGCTGGAGAGCGCTGGCTATGAGGGCATGGGCCCCTACGCGCTGCTGACCGACCTTGTGACGCAGACGATGGAGCTTGCGCTCAGCCAGGACCAGCTGGGACTTGAATCCTACCGCTCGGCGTTGCTGGCCCGGCAGTTGATGACGTCCCTGGGGATTGAGACCGCTGGCGAGCGCGTGGCACCCTTTGTGGAGCAGGCCTGGATGCGCGCGGCGCTGGAGGAGGCTGTGGGGTTGCTTAAGCCTCAGCAACTGGTCTTCTTTATCGATGAGTTGCATCTGGCCGATGAGGCCAGCCTGGAGGTTCTGGAGGATTGGTTCAGGGCGGTGAAGGTGCGACATCGCCCCGATATCGTCGCTGCGTTGACCGAGGGGGAGGTCTGCACGCGCCTTCAGAGAGGGCAGGGCGTGCAACTGCTTCCCATTGAAGGGGTTGAGCACGAGGATGTGGCCGACTTCTTCGGGGAGCAGCTGGCGTTGCGAGGGCTCTCGGATGTGTGGATTGAGGATGTGAATCGGGCTGCGCGGGGGCGTCCGGCCTATGTCGAAGAGCTCTGTCGCTATCTGATTGATGCCGGGCTTCTGCGTCGGCAATCGGCCTCGCGCTGGGAGGCGCGTCTCGAGGAGGTGGAGGCACGCGGGGTTCCGGCGTCGTTGCGCGAGTCGCTCAGGCGTCGGGTCACTGCGGTCGGCGCGGCCGGGCGAGAGTGTTTGGAGCTTCTCTCGTTGATGGAGCGTCCTTTGCTCTGGGAGAGCGTTCGCAAACTTCTGGTGGCCGGCGGGGTGAGCTCCTCGGAGGCCGAGCGCACGTTGAAGACGGTGTTATGGCGTAACCTCGTGGAGATCGATCTTCGGGCGGGCGGTCGCTTTGTGAGGCTGATTCACGATGAGCTCGGAGAGGCCGTCTCCGATATGATCAGCCCGGAGTGGAGGCGGGCGTTGCATCGGCGTATCGGCCAGCAATTGACCCGGGACTGGCGCCGGGGGGCGGCGCGTGCGGCGGAGGCTGCGCATCATCTGGCGGCAGGGGGCAACCTCGACCTGGCCGCGCATTACTTCATCATGGCGGCCGAGGAGGAGCGGGCCGACGGGGATTTCTCCCGGGCGTTCGCGCTCTTTAAGCGGGCCGATGAGGCGCTTGCCGACGGGCCGGAGCGCGCGCTGGTTAGCCTTCATCTGGCCAACCTGGCGCTTGCCCATTTCGAGACCGCGAGCGCACGGACGTGGTTAAAGCGGGCTGAAGAGCTCTCGCTATCCTGCCCCTCGGCGTGGTTGCGCTGGCAGGTGCTTTTTCGCGGCGCGGAGTTGATGCTCTACATCGGCGATGTGATGCAGGCGGAGCGCTGGCGTGCGCGCATCGACGAGGAAGGCGTCTCGGAGTACGGCGTTGTCGATCTGCTCACCCTCGACGCGCGTTTGCTGCTCGGGCGAGGCAAGCTGGAGCTGGCCAGCGAGATGTTGCAGCGTTGTGTCGAGCGTGCTGGTGCCGGGGTGGTGCTCTATCGCCAGGCCAGCGCGCTGGGGAGCCTTGCGCATGTTCAGCTCCTCTGTGGGCAGTCAGCTCTGGGACTTAAGAGTTATCAGCAGGCCATCGAGATGGCCGACCGGCTGGGTGACGAGGGGCTGCGCGCCGAGGTTCTCACCGGTTACGGGGCCGACCTGCGTCGCATCGGAAGTCCGGTGGAGTCGCGTGATGCGCTTTTAGAGGCCCTTGACCTGGCCCTGCAGGCGGAGCGTGCCTGGGTGGTGATTGAGGCGCTCTTTCAGCTGGCCTGGACACTGGCCACGCTGGGCAACCGCTCCGATGCACGGCGTCGGGGCTCAGAAGCCTTCCGGCTTGCCCAGGAGCTGGGTCACCGAGCTTCTGAAGAGAAGATTGCGCTCTTTTTAGGCGGACTGGTTCTGCGCAGCCGCGCCGAGCAGGACATTGGCGCCGAGCAGCTCGAGCGTGTCGCACTGGCTTTCGACGCCCGAGAAGACTATAGGGTCGAGCGCGCCGAATTGCTGATGGCTACCGGCGATCTGATGATCGAGCTGCAGCTGGCCGACGTCGGCGCGCGCCTTCTGCAACGGGGGCGAAATCAGGCCTTCCGAATGGGGGCCCACGGTCTCCTCCCCAGGCTCTAA